One window of the Candidatus Wolbachia massiliensis genome contains the following:
- the ppa gene encoding inorganic diphosphatase encodes MDLSKITAASDVVNVVIEIGANAEPIKYEFNKELGLLQVDRFLSTSMTYPCNYGFVPNTCAGDGDPVDVLVLTQFPLASGVLISVRPIGALLTRDEKGEDEKVLAVPISSVDNYYDNVKEYFDLPKNLLDKITHFFSHYKDLEKEKAVTIGKWVGMEEAKKIIGNAIKSGN; translated from the coding sequence ATGGATTTGAGTAAAATAACTGCAGCATCTGATGTAGTAAATGTGGTAATTGAGATAGGTGCAAATGCTGAACCTATCAAATATGAATTTAATAAAGAGCTTGGGTTATTACAAGTTGATAGGTTTTTATCTACTTCAATGACCTATCCCTGTAATTATGGATTTGTTCCAAACACCTGTGCAGGTGATGGTGACCCTGTGGATGTTTTGGTATTAACTCAATTCCCCTTAGCATCTGGTGTTTTAATATCAGTGCGTCCAATAGGTGCTTTACTTACTAGGGATGAAAAAGGAGAGGATGAAAAAGTATTAGCTGTGCCTATTTCCAGCGTTGATAACTATTATGATAACGTGAAAGAATATTTTGATCTACCTAAAAATCTGCTAGATAAAATTACTCATTTCTTTTCGCACTATAAGGATTTGGAGAAAGAAAAGGCAGTAACAATTGGAAAGTGGGTTGGCATGGAAGAAGCAAAGAAAATCATTGGAAACGCTATTAAAAGTGGAAATTGA
- a CDS encoding pentapeptide repeat-containing protein, with protein MIRFLILILVGHLCYGNEVNDEKNLVSGFLDTLHKVKYVSYSKKDFTKFLVQCHKDGVPEDFKKGFGTNLNGANFSRLYLNGSIFDGVSLIGADFSDTDLSGVSFINADLRGANFSNANLRDIRIKSTDLSFAKFVSANLTDITFDRSDVSYAEFVSSDLKKVKMYDVTGLSTNFSNVKMNFSSLSNSNVSCVNFSDSEINDTTIQKSNLDNANFFGVDSYKLKVQFSSLKNANIYGAEIKESDFTGSNLSNVCLNSSAIIDSNFNRANLSKTQISYVNGDNSSFVQSILNGSKVKHSYASEVSLQDADLSNIDFSFSELYRVNISDSDIRHGKFYNTRVTNSNMAGSFFDHSLFTSTKIEDVDLSTALIYGVKILDSQIYNSKLSHHSIDSSEIESSTFFNLTADSSSWSNLKVANSNFVGSDFKSSLIYDNAFKKTGFFLNDFSNATISNTSFQSSSMYKGLVVDTHLTDCKFDRSIVIDNKGQEKLTSLGNAITSVGDLQEKISQGEKFDVNYAYFEFKDMNLENADFSSSILSRTKFVNVNLNKANFEKTDLRHAIFDNSSLVGTNLSNSNLDHSSFLKADLKSAILENAKS; from the coding sequence ATGATTAGATTTTTAATATTAATTTTAGTTGGTCATCTGTGTTACGGGAATGAAGTAAATGATGAAAAAAATCTGGTTAGTGGTTTTTTAGACACTTTGCATAAAGTAAAGTATGTGTCTTACAGTAAAAAAGATTTTACTAAATTTTTAGTGCAGTGTCACAAAGATGGTGTACCAGAAGATTTTAAAAAAGGTTTTGGCACTAACTTAAATGGAGCTAATTTCAGTCGATTGTATCTAAATGGATCTATTTTTGATGGGGTTAGTCTAATAGGCGCTGATTTTTCTGATACTGACTTGTCTGGTGTTTCTTTTATTAATGCTGATTTACGTGGAGCTAATTTTTCCAATGCTAATTTGCGAGATATAAGAATAAAAAGTACAGACTTGAGTTTTGCAAAATTTGTTTCTGCAAATTTAACAGACATTACATTTGATCGATCTGATGTTAGTTACGCTGAATTCGTTAGTTCCGACCTCAAGAAAGTAAAAATGTACGATGTGACCGGTTTAAGTACTAATTTTTCAAATGTTAAAATGAATTTTTCCAGCTTATCAAATTCGAATGTTAGCTGTGTAAATTTTAGCGACAGTGAAATAAATGATACCACTATACAGAAAAGCAACCTTGATAATGCAAATTTTTTTGGAGTAGATTCATACAAATTAAAGGTACAATTTTCCTCATTGAAAAACGCTAATATATATGGTGCAGAAATAAAAGAGTCAGATTTTACAGGCAGCAATCTTTCCAATGTTTGCCTTAATTCTTCCGCTATAATTGACAGTAACTTTAATAGAGCTAATTTAAGTAAAACTCAGATTTCTTATGTAAATGGTGATAATTCAAGTTTTGTGCAATCAATATTGAATGGTTCCAAGGTAAAACATTCATATGCTTCTGAAGTAAGTCTTCAGGATGCTGATTTATCCAATATTGATTTTAGTTTTAGTGAGCTATATCGAGTTAACATCTCTGATTCTGATATTCGTCACGGAAAGTTTTATAATACTAGAGTTACAAACTCCAACATGGCTGGTTCGTTTTTTGACCATTCATTATTTACCTCTACAAAGATAGAGGATGTAGACCTTTCCACAGCTTTAATATATGGGGTCAAGATACTAGACTCTCAAATTTATAATAGCAAACTTTCTCACCATAGTATTGATTCTAGTGAAATAGAAAGCTCAACGTTTTTTAATTTAACAGCGGACAGCTCAAGTTGGTCTAACCTAAAAGTAGCCAATTCAAATTTTGTTGGAAGCGATTTCAAGTCCTCTTTAATCTATGATAATGCCTTTAAAAAAACCGGCTTTTTCCTCAATGATTTCAGTAATGCAACAATTAGTAATACGTCTTTTCAATCTTCAAGCATGTATAAAGGCTTAGTTGTTGATACTCATTTAACAGATTGCAAATTTGATCGTTCAATTGTGATTGACAATAAAGGGCAGGAAAAACTGACGAGCTTAGGAAATGCCATAACTTCAGTTGGAGATTTGCAAGAAAAGATATCACAGGGTGAAAAATTTGACGTAAATTATGCTTACTTTGAATTTAAGGATATGAATTTAGAAAATGCTGATTTTTCTAGCTCAATATTGAGTAGAACAAAGTTTGTAAATGTTAATTTGAATAAGGCAAACTTTGAAAAAACTGATTTGCGCCATGCTATTTTTGATAATTCTTCTCTTGTTGGTACTAATTTATCAAATTCCAATTTAGATCATTCTAGCTTC
- a CDS encoding ankyrin repeat domain-containing protein, which produces MKSVLYFALLFVVLWSPNLSAAEQFEEKKIDTGESSSSVHEDADIKENLKQDLPKNVIQENEPESFKSNSTNVDKLNVEEAKTEGATNEEKLQHNENKAPETEKAINGNERNDKDLPDLGNNLPKESKDVMTPSLPSVDDKEVNKDLALPPNASLNENTTDLQKDLQVDKKVDVEENKSSENSTDKLSEKKEEKAKGQPREEKVKEPANARNGQNQVKPTTKEGEEGKEEEKKNSQKWTKLNREPVKKWYHESAQSKPIYKRQYDNLNEHLSKTIFIDDYIKQFFYCIKKNNLICLRGIINKLEKMGLTAQEVLKFRNKLGDTPLIYAVKQGGIDAVRFLLLQGANPEVVNNSLHSPINIAIERGRVDMINAIAEMMLYLSEHKRIDNKEDLEMYDWAVRTKENNELQCNED; this is translated from the coding sequence ATGAAGAGTGTTTTATACTTTGCATTGTTATTTGTTGTATTGTGGTCACCTAACTTGTCGGCTGCAGAGCAATTTGAAGAAAAAAAAATTGACACAGGCGAATCATCTAGTTCTGTACATGAAGATGCAGATATAAAAGAAAATCTAAAACAAGACCTACCGAAAAACGTAATCCAAGAAAATGAACCAGAATCTTTCAAAAGTAATTCCACGAATGTTGATAAGTTGAATGTCGAAGAAGCCAAGACTGAAGGAGCAACCAATGAGGAAAAGCTGCAACACAATGAGAACAAAGCTCCTGAAACTGAAAAAGCTATAAATGGAAATGAGAGGAATGATAAAGATTTGCCAGATCTTGGTAATAATTTGCCAAAAGAAAGTAAAGATGTAATGACTCCAAGCTTGCCAAGTGTAGACGATAAAGAAGTGAACAAAGATTTGGCTTTGCCCCCAAACGCTAGTTTAAATGAAAATACAACTGACCTGCAAAAAGATCTACAAGTTGATAAAAAGGTTGATGTAGAGGAGAATAAGTCTTCAGAAAATAGTACGGACAAATTATCAGAAAAAAAAGAGGAAAAAGCGAAAGGTCAACCTAGAGAAGAAAAAGTGAAAGAACCGGCTAATGCCCGTAATGGACAAAATCAAGTGAAACCTACCACCAAGGAAGGCGAAGAAGGAAAAGAAGAGGAAAAGAAAAATTCACAAAAATGGACAAAACTCAACAGAGAACCAGTAAAAAAGTGGTATCATGAAAGTGCACAAAGTAAGCCAATATATAAGCGACAATACGATAACCTCAATGAACATCTTTCAAAAACCATATTTATTGACGACTATATTAAGCAGTTTTTTTACTGCATTAAAAAGAACAACTTAATTTGTTTGAGGGGAATAATAAACAAATTAGAAAAAATGGGGTTGACAGCTCAGGAGGTACTGAAGTTTAGAAATAAACTTGGAGATACTCCTCTAATTTATGCAGTTAAGCAAGGTGGAATAGATGCAGTACGCTTTCTCTTATTGCAAGGTGCTAATCCTGAAGTAGTTAATAATAGCTTGCACTCTCCTATTAATATAGCAATCGAAAGAGGACGGGTTGATATGATAAATGCGATTGCTGAAATGATGCTTTATCTTTCAGAGCATAAGAGAATAGACAACAAAGAAGACCTGGAAATGTATGATTGGGCTGTAAGAACAAAAGAAAATAACGAATTACAATGCAATGAAGATTAA
- a CDS encoding demethoxyubiquinone hydroxylase family protein has translation MEKENCNINKLKRNFLQQAIRVNHAGEYGAICIYSGQKFILKKSSIINEIIEMEEQEKKHFHYFNEKIKEQKVRPTVLLPVWRALGVSLGVATAIMGKKAAMACTAAVEEVIGEHYKEQVSHLEDGELKETISKFRDEELEHRDIAIEHDAENAFGYNVLSSFIKAGCKAAIYLSKLI, from the coding sequence TTGGAAAAAGAAAACTGTAACATTAATAAGTTAAAAAGAAATTTTTTGCAACAAGCAATTAGAGTAAATCATGCTGGGGAATATGGAGCTATTTGCATTTATTCTGGTCAAAAATTTATTCTTAAAAAATCTTCTATAATCAATGAAATAATTGAAATGGAAGAGCAGGAGAAAAAACATTTCCATTACTTTAATGAGAAAATTAAAGAACAAAAAGTTCGTCCTACTGTTTTACTACCAGTTTGGCGTGCTTTAGGAGTCTCACTTGGTGTTGCAACTGCCATTATGGGCAAAAAAGCTGCTATGGCTTGCACTGCTGCAGTTGAAGAAGTGATCGGGGAGCATTATAAGGAGCAGGTTTCACATTTGGAAGATGGGGAATTAAAGGAAACTATAAGTAAATTTCGTGATGAGGAGTTAGAACACAGAGACATTGCGATTGAGCATGATGCTGAGAACGCATTTGGTTATAATGTCTTGTCTTCATTCATAAAAGCAGGTTGCAAAGCTGCTATTTACTTATCTAAGTTAATTTAG
- a CDS encoding COQ9 family protein, with translation MEQDEIKLIIDELIRVIPFEGISDETLLKVCTNLNLTNSFCKFQDGIYSALEYIAEDLNSSMEAELRNSNLEDMKVRERVKLAVQIRLSNYAKLPNYRELLKNVLSFSVLPKNTYFSSKLLYKTVSAIWYSIHDQSTDFNYYTKRAILAGVYLSTIFSFINDYSEGFADTLSFLDRRINNVMTFQKFQTRLKRMVENFLL, from the coding sequence GTGGAACAAGATGAAATAAAGTTAATAATAGATGAGTTGATTAGAGTTATTCCATTTGAAGGAATAAGCGATGAAACCCTATTAAAGGTGTGCACGAATCTCAACCTAACTAATAGCTTTTGCAAATTCCAGGACGGAATATATAGTGCTTTGGAATACATAGCAGAGGACTTAAATAGCTCAATGGAGGCTGAACTTAGGAATTCTAATTTAGAAGATATGAAGGTGCGTGAACGAGTGAAGTTAGCTGTTCAAATACGCCTCTCAAACTATGCTAAGTTACCAAATTACAGAGAACTTTTAAAAAATGTCCTATCATTTTCTGTATTGCCAAAAAATACATATTTTTCTAGCAAACTTTTATACAAAACTGTCAGTGCAATTTGGTATAGCATTCATGATCAATCGACAGATTTTAACTACTACACAAAAAGAGCGATATTAGCCGGAGTGTACTTAAGTACAATATTCTCTTTTATTAACGATTACTCAGAAGGTTTTGCAGACACTCTATCATTCCTTGATAGACGTATCAACAATGTCATGACGTTTCAAAAGTTTCAAACTCGTTTAAAAAGAATGGTAGAAAACTTCTTGTTATAG